Part of the Candidatus Zixiibacteriota bacterium genome, AAGACACCGCCGCCGGGTCGGATCGACCGGGCGGCGATTTTGTGTGCGTCAGATGGCGGTAGTATTCAACTCTGACATTGCGGTATGGATGAGATCAAGATCAATCGGCCGTCGCCGGTATTCTTGATCTGGTGTTCCTGCTCGGCGGGAATAAAAAGAACGTCGTCGGGTGCGAGGCGGCATTCGCGTTTGCCGTCGGTCACCAGTCCTGCCCCTTTCGTGACGAAAATCGCCTGTTCATGCGGTTCCGTGTGCATCGAGGTAAATCCACCCGGATCGATCTCAATCACCCGCATGGCGAGCTGCTGAGCGCCGTCCTCAACGGAAATGGCCACCCGGACTGAGACTCCGGTGGACTTCTCATTGCGGAAAGCATCCCGCTTTTCGACCTTGTTGTAGTTGCGGACCTTCATTACGACTCCTCTCGCTGGGCGAAAAGTACACGAGCAGCGGGAGCAAGTCAATTTGTTCTTGACTCCATGGCGCCGGCGGACATTATGGAGCCAATGGAATTCTGTATATCGACCAATATCGACCGGCAAATCAATGTTGCGGACTGGTATCAGGCCGTCGCCGCCGCCGGCTTTCGGACGCTGGCACTGAATCGGGATACCGCGCACTGCAGCTACGAGAAGGCCACCGGTCGACTGCAGTTGATTGCTGAAGCAAAGCGATTTGATCTCAGCTACTCCCTCTTGTTCGTGCCGTTCGGATCGGACTACGATATCACCTGCACGCATGGCGAGACCCGCATGGGCGCGGTCTGCGCAATTGCTAATGCCATGCATGCCGCGCAGGTCCTTGGCTGCAGCGCAATCGTCTTGAGCGTCACGCATGCCTTGCCGACCCGCCATGGCAGCGACACAAGTTCGGCTCTCGCGGCGCTGACCGATCTGATCGAAACCGCCGAGAATATGCGAATCAATCTGCTGCTCAAGAATCTGATCGACTCCGCCTCACTGGAGACGCTGGAGGCGGCGCTGGAGGAGTTTCAATCACCGCGCCTCGGTGTCTGCTATAATCCCGCACTGGATCTGCTCTCGGGGAAGCCGCCGTATCGTTTTCTCGAAACGCAGGCGAGCCGCATTCTGGCGCTGCAATTGGCCGACACTGATCGGCGCACTCCTCGTAATCGCATGATGTTTACCGGACTGGTGGACTGGCATCGGCTCGCAGCATTCCTGTCGATCGCTCCTCGCATCCCCCTTCATCTGGATATCGATGTGACGCCGGAAGTAACTGCCGGCGAGCATTTGGCGACTTTGCGAGCTGCCGCAGATCAGCTGGTCGAGTTAATGCACGCTGTCTAATTTGCGATCGCAACTCGCACCGCTCACCCGCGCTGGGTCAGCAACACGCCGATGATAACCAGCGCGCCACCCAGATAGAAATCAAATCCCAGCGATTCGCCGACCAGCACAACGGCCAGGATCGCAGCAATGATCGGCTGCAGATTCTGGAATATTGCCAATTTGGAGGCCTCCATGCGGCCGAGCGCCCAGTACCAGATCGTGTACGAAATCACGGAAGTCAGAATCGCGATGTAGAGGAGTGACAACCACCCGGTCGTGGAAACGCCGGAGTAGTCAAAGCGAGCAGCGAAGTAGGCGCCAAAGGGCAAGTACTGGAGCGTTCCGATGGTCAGCGCCCAGGTGGTCGTCGTCAGAGCGCCGTACTTCTGGATCATCGGTTTGCCGAGAATCGTGTAAGCCGCCCAGGCGATCACGGCGAGAATTACCAGAATGTCGCCGAGCAGGATTTCGGCATCGAAACGCCCGGCGCGCAGTATCACAGCGACACCGGCAAACGAGACAACAATCCCGAGCACCTTGCGAATCGTCGCCTTCTCCTTGAGATACCAAATTGCCAGCAGAAAAACGAATACCGGGGTGGCGCCGTAATAGAGCGCCGACCGGCCGGCCGTAGTGTATTTCAGGCCGTACAGGAATAGCAGTTGGTTCAATGGGATCGCCAGCAGGCCGATGAAGAACAGCTTCCACCAATCGGCGCGTTCGATCCGCCTCAGGCGGCCGGTCAGGCGGGCGATGATCAGCATGGCGCTGGAGGCGATCAGAAAGCGAGTAAACGCCAGCGTAAACGGGTCGAAATCGTTGAGCGCGAGTTTGGCGACGGGAAACGTGCCGCCGGCAATCAATTGTCCGATGACGATCACCGGATAGAGGAAGCGCGTCCTATGTTCGGTCAAGTCAGCCCGCGATCAGATACATTTGACAAACCCGCCGTCGATATTGACAGCGACGCCGGTGATGTAGCCGGCGCGCTCACTGGCGAGGAAAGCCGCCAGATCACCCAATTCCTCGGGTCGACCCAGGCGTCCGGCCGGAATCATCTGCTCCCAACCGGCGTAGATGTTCTTGACGGACTTGCCCGTGGCCTTGTTCGTCGCAGCCGCCAGTTCTTCGAGCCGCTCCGTCCGGGTGTACCCTGGACAGATGACGTTGACCGTAATGCCGTGGGGTGCCAGTTCGTTGGACAGAGCTTTGGTGAATCCGTGAACCCCCGGACGCATGGTGCTCGAAAGCATTAGCGTCTCGCTGGCCTGCAGGGCTACGATCGAAGTAATGTTGATGATCCGACCCCAGCGCTGTTTGATCATCGCCGGGACCGTTGCGGCACAAAGCATAATCGTCGACTTCAGACTGAGTGCATACGCGCTGTCCCAATCGGCGGCCTTTATATCGAGGAAACGGCGCATCGGCGGCCCGCCGGCGTTGCAGACCAGGATGTCAATCGGTCCGCACTTGGCGTTGACCTTTTGCACCGCAGCTTCAATGGCCGCCTTCCGTGTGACATCGCACACCAACGGAATAACGCTCGCGCCGGTCTCATCCAGAATCTGCCTTGCGGCTGTTGCGACATTGGCCTTCCGCCGCGACAAAATCGCGACGTGTGCCCCTTCGCGTGCCAGCGCGGCAGCAATCGCCTTGCCGATGCCCGCCGAGGCACCGGCAACCAACGCAACTTTGTCCTTAAGCCCGAGATCCATGCCCAAGCAACCCGAACAGGTGCGCGACGGTGACGATGCCCTGATGGAAATCCTCGAGCGAGAATTTCTCATTCGGTGAATGGGCGTTGTCGTCTTGCTGGCCGAAGCCCAGAAGCAGCGTATCGAGCCCGAGTTCTTCCTTAAACGTGTTAACAATCGGAATCGACCCGCCCTCGCGAATAAACACCGGCTTGCGACCAAAGCCCTTCTCAAGCGCATCAACGCACGCCTTCACCATAAAGTTGTCGCGTGCAACGATCGCCGGCTTGGCACCACCTAACTTCTTCACCTCAACCTTCACCGTGGCCGGCGCGATCTTGTGAACATACTTCTCGAATTTCGCAAGGATATCCTCCGGCGTCTGATCCGGTACCAACCGCATTGTTACCTTGCAGCCGGCCCAGGACGGCACAATGGTCTTGCTGCCTTCACCGGCATAGCCGCCGTAGATGCCGTTGATTTCGCAGGTGGGACGCGCCCAGACGCGCTCCAGGGTCGAGTAGCCCTTCTCGCCGACCGTGGATGGTGAACCGGTCTTGCGCAGATGCTCGCTTTCCTCATATTTGAGGGAGGTAAACATCTCGCGCTCCCAGCCTTCGACCTCGCGCACTTTGTCGTAGAAGCCGTCAATGAGCACATGCTTGTTGTCGTCATGGAGCTTGGCGACTATCCGCGCCAGCTCCACCACGGGATTGGCAATCGAGCCGCCGAACGACCCGGAATGCAGGTCCTTGTCCGGTCCGACCACCTTGATTTCGGCAGCGGCGATGCCGCGCAGTCCGTAAGTGATGGCTGGAATTCCGCGGCCATACATCGCCGTGTCGGAGACAATCACGCCGTCGGCCTTGAGCAATTCATGGTGTTCCTTGATGAAGTGTTCCAGATTGTTGGAAGCAATCTCCTCTTCCCCCTCGATGAGGAACTTCAGGTTCACCGGCAATTCCTTGCCGGCTTTCAGATATGACTCCGCTGCCAACAGGTGAATCAGAAACTGGCCTTTGTCATCAGTGGCGCCGCGCGCATAGATGGTTTCGCCGTCGATGTGTGGTTCGAAGGGCGGGTTCTTCCAGAGATGGAGCGGATCGACCGGCTGGACATCGTAGTGCCCGTAGATCAGGAGCGTGCGCTTGTTGGCCGGATTGTTGTATTCGGCAAAGACGATCGGGTGGCCCTTGATCGGAAAGATCTGCGCCTTCAGTCCGGCGGTTTCAAATCGCGCCTTAACAAATTCGGCGCAGCGCTGGACGTCTTCCTTGAAATTGGAGTCCGCCGAGACCGACGGATACTTGAGCAGGTCGACGAGATCGGTGACGAACTTGCCGCGATTCTTGTCAATGTATTCCAATACCGGTTGCATATACGCTCTCCTTGGTTTGGGTCAATCGTGCTGGGAAAGCTACCCTGACCCGCCGTTTTGTCAAGCGGATTTGCCCGCGCCGCGCCTCCGGAATTCGGCTTGACTACGGCACCTCACGATGGTAGGTTCAGGGGCAATTGGCGAGCGGAGTTTAAACCGGAGGCAAGATGCAGATTGATGAGCGAGCGCCCTACTTCAAAGGCATGGCCGTCATGCCGGACAAGACATTCAAGAAGGTTACCCTGGACGATTACCGGGGCAAGTGGCTGGTGCTCTTTTTCTACCCGCTCGACTTCAGCTTCGTCTGCCCGACGGAAGTGCGCGCTTTCTCGCTGGCCTTCAACAAATTCAAGGATGTCGGCGCCGACCTGCTCGGATGCTCCGTCGACTCGCATTTTGCTCATCTCGCCTGGATCGAGAAAGAACTCGGCCAGATCAAGTTCCCGCTCCTGTCCGATGTCACCAAAAACATATCGCGGTCCTACAATGTCCTTGTGCACGATGCGTTCAGTCTGCGCGGCACGTACATCATTGATCCCGACGGCGTGCTCAAGTCGATTGTGGTGAACGACACGTCAATCGGACGCTCGATTGACGAAACCCTGCGCACCTTGAAAGCAATTCAAACCGGCGAACTGACCGGCGCCGGCTGGCAGCCGGGCGACGAGACGCTTGGCCTCGATGGCTCCAAGCACTACGACTCCGGCGCCGATTGAGGCAATGGCCTCGATTTCATTCTACGCCGGTCTTCATCGACATTCCTGTACAAGTTCGCCTTGACTAAGGGGCTGCCTCTGTCTATCCTGATCAGGCAGTTGCCGTACGGCTCTGCGCCGGAGGTATCATGCAAGTCGGTCAACCGGCCCCCGAGTTCTGCGGAGTTGCCGTCATGCCAAACAAGCGGTTCCGTGAAATCCGTCTGTCTGACTTCCGCGGCCGATGGTTGGTGCTCTTCTTCTATCCACTTGACTTCACTTCCGAATTTTCGCGTGAGTTGCAATCATACCTTGAGATGTACCCGCGGTTTCGAGAACTGAATGCCGAAGTCATTGGCTGCTCGGTTGACTCGCATTTCACCCACCTGAATGCGATCGAACACTTCTTCGGCCAGATCGGCTTTCCGCTGATCTCGGATCTATCCAACGATATTGCGCGCAATTACGGCGTGCTTATGGAGTCCGGCTTCAGTCAGCGCGCGCGATTTATCATCGACCCCGCCGGAATCTTGAGATTGGCATGCGTCACCGACAATGCCCTGATTGGGTCAGTCTCTGAGATTTTGCGAGTCGTCGGGGACCTTCAAACTAAGGCTCAACTCGGATTGGAGACTTCGTCAGACCATCTTGCTTTCGGGCACTCGCGGCCGGAGTCCACTTAGTCGCAGACAGAGATCCGGCGGGCTTCAGGCTACAAAGACGCGGTAAAGGAAGATCCCGATCAATACGAATGATACGATAAGCTGAACTACAGCGCCGAAGGCAAACCCGACAAAGGTCCCGGCACCGGCTTTGAGGGACGCCGCCACCGATTTTCCGACCAGTAGCTCGGCGATCACTGCTCCAACAAGCGGTCCGATGATCACCCCGACGAGCGAGCCGACAAACAGTCCGATCACCATGCCAACAAAAGCGCCGAGCATCCCCCAGCGCGAAGCGCCCCACTTTTTTGCGCCATATACCTGCACGAAATGCTGCAGGATCCAGATCACGGCCACCGCAATGCCGGAATAGACCAGAAACTCGCCCGACAGATAGGCGTAGCCGGTGAAATAGCCGAAGATGGCCATCGCAGTCCAGATCAACGGTAAGCCCGGAATGACCGGCACGATGACCCC contains:
- a CDS encoding cupin domain-containing protein; its protein translation is MKVRNYNKVEKRDAFRNEKSTGVSVRVAISVEDGAQQLAMRVIEIDPGGFTSMHTEPHEQAIFVTKGAGLVTDGKRECRLAPDDVLFIPAEQEHQIKNTGDGRLILISSIPQCQS
- a CDS encoding sugar phosphate isomerase/epimerase is translated as MEFCISTNIDRQINVADWYQAVAAAGFRTLALNRDTAHCSYEKATGRLQLIAEAKRFDLSYSLLFVPFGSDYDITCTHGETRMGAVCAIANAMHAAQVLGCSAIVLSVTHALPTRHGSDTSSALAALTDLIETAENMRINLLLKNLIDSASLETLEAALEEFQSPRLGVCYNPALDLLSGKPPYRFLETQASRILALQLADTDRRTPRNRMMFTGLVDWHRLAAFLSIAPRIPLHLDIDVTPEVTAGEHLATLRAAADQLVELMHAV
- a CDS encoding DMT family transporter, with product MTEHRTRFLYPVIVIGQLIAGGTFPVAKLALNDFDPFTLAFTRFLIASSAMLIIARLTGRLRRIERADWWKLFFIGLLAIPLNQLLFLYGLKYTTAGRSALYYGATPVFVFLLAIWYLKEKATIRKVLGIVVSFAGVAVILRAGRFDAEILLGDILVILAVIAWAAYTILGKPMIQKYGALTTTTWALTIGTLQYLPFGAYFAARFDYSGVSTTGWLSLLYIAILTSVISYTIWYWALGRMEASKLAIFQNLQPIIAAILAVVLVGESLGFDFYLGGALVIIGVLLTQRG
- a CDS encoding SDR family oxidoreductase; translated protein: MDLGLKDKVALVAGASAGIGKAIAAALAREGAHVAILSRRKANVATAARQILDETGASVIPLVCDVTRKAAIEAAVQKVNAKCGPIDILVCNAGGPPMRRFLDIKAADWDSAYALSLKSTIMLCAATVPAMIKQRWGRIINITSIVALQASETLMLSSTMRPGVHGFTKALSNELAPHGITVNVICPGYTRTERLEELAAATNKATGKSVKNIYAGWEQMIPAGRLGRPEELGDLAAFLASERAGYITGVAVNIDGGFVKCI
- a CDS encoding dipeptidase; translation: MQPVLEYIDKNRGKFVTDLVDLLKYPSVSADSNFKEDVQRCAEFVKARFETAGLKAQIFPIKGHPIVFAEYNNPANKRTLLIYGHYDVQPVDPLHLWKNPPFEPHIDGETIYARGATDDKGQFLIHLLAAESYLKAGKELPVNLKFLIEGEEEIASNNLEHFIKEHHELLKADGVIVSDTAMYGRGIPAITYGLRGIAAAEIKVVGPDKDLHSGSFGGSIANPVVELARIVAKLHDDNKHVLIDGFYDKVREVEGWEREMFTSLKYEESEHLRKTGSPSTVGEKGYSTLERVWARPTCEINGIYGGYAGEGSKTIVPSWAGCKVTMRLVPDQTPEDILAKFEKYVHKIAPATVKVEVKKLGGAKPAIVARDNFMVKACVDALEKGFGRKPVFIREGGSIPIVNTFKEELGLDTLLLGFGQQDDNAHSPNEKFSLEDFHQGIVTVAHLFGLLGHGSRA
- a CDS encoding peroxiredoxin; this translates as MQIDERAPYFKGMAVMPDKTFKKVTLDDYRGKWLVLFFYPLDFSFVCPTEVRAFSLAFNKFKDVGADLLGCSVDSHFAHLAWIEKELGQIKFPLLSDVTKNISRSYNVLVHDAFSLRGTYIIDPDGVLKSIVVNDTSIGRSIDETLRTLKAIQTGELTGAGWQPGDETLGLDGSKHYDSGAD
- a CDS encoding redoxin domain-containing protein; protein product: MPNKRFREIRLSDFRGRWLVLFFYPLDFTSEFSRELQSYLEMYPRFRELNAEVIGCSVDSHFTHLNAIEHFFGQIGFPLISDLSNDIARNYGVLMESGFSQRARFIIDPAGILRLACVTDNALIGSVSEILRVVGDLQTKAQLGLETSSDHLAFGHSRPEST
- a CDS encoding DUF456 domain-containing protein: MIMLPLLQTSTGEILLFAGCLLTMLIGVAGVIVPVIPGLPLIWTAMAIFGYFTGYAYLSGEFLVYSGIAVAVIWILQHFVQVYGAKKWGASRWGMLGAFVGMVIGLFVGSLVGVIIGPLVGAVIAELLVGKSVAASLKAGAGTFVGFAFGAVVQLIVSFVLIGIFLYRVFVA